A region of Enoplosus armatus isolate fEnoArm2 chromosome 14, fEnoArm2.hap1, whole genome shotgun sequence DNA encodes the following proteins:
- the znf644a gene encoding zinc finger protein 644a, which translates to MAAEMSCLTGVDEDDKDADPEINALTLLQEPVRMAQESASCTDSFGKPSLKQNSVLDVLSNTDMLSPVGLGNGPSSHQATQAQELNSISTEKEEAKSITPLKTVQEIDTAGIWGFDVDSPENSMDNFSSASDLHWDPHKEFMQFLWENHGDSPGEEPKDEIPSTNSQRRRKRKMDMVVMVDPSEDLYPDLSHKSSEELSDAEGQVDSIPVRKVRKSRKFSNSQSSPTGKVSKYPNGTVKAIKEILYNAPARNSHENSISHGLSPLKGRLTINSHSEEKLPCYPCSKCKLVFKKEHHLLRHMKSHVDTPNISPKPFICRECGLSFRQSGSLIEHMSIHQEKRERLTEEIKGMNDKKKEDKNAKLFCPQCPFGTNCPNTFVQHAKTHEKDKRKFRCDKCSFRTLSENDLRRHNIMQHTVITVRKQIQNNDSEIFSCNICSYRAFSKNVFKNHLLRRHQQTFEEYEAAQCSEKNAQTSKEPHVRSCKTPVEDAEFTSKILIKNQISSKRACSPSESNDISDLFKNSKIKRGLKSQLTESKLDKSINVLLSRQRHGKKTAEQKRESNNCSTSVQDSKSDEDGDQLPGTLTVKVEDSALSPNGHRMSSSAAERDLNSNRVPKLNEYQSTVKKSPSKRKMSTPYRNTSDQDSCFILPKPLPSPKKINQEEEEEEVSDYDEKDIFQFKDTDANTNLFDNGIKQEKQNIIYTYSRRMSMRGALQASKRLFEKIKTEEQEQNDPEIKEECIETEVFQETFDSHQIPLSESFTEDVSELDSDRKNCPYCPAVFESGVGLSNHVRGHLHRVGLSYNARHVVPPEQVASQDRRPRIRRKISAFRRLKKALQLESDSETVKSIHSCPLCGDSFDNRTGQSNHIRGHLKKLGKSFSRKNKSPLFLLRELMRDKKEFQRALQILGKRRNHFQYGASPKLSSVDCFTPPPIGIPKNNSIPSVCTDARPLIPTFSLVEMESEKRQLETKLDVKNSLTGTTALIGILKKRKCQEDNRMKGSLMSRNMLAFSSNSEHSSGSRVASSLPKSISEKGEFNRKVCVHCNATFHSGVSLSNHLRAYAKRKRTAVLEGSTFDCKARRQRSRPGSKKKTLPLPQTPEEMYRLTCRFCDLVFQGPLSVQEDWIKHLQRHIMNTSVPHTGLGMVEVTSLPTTFKTDQDSSLTATHAAS; encoded by the exons ATGGCAGCTGAAATGTCATGTCTGACAGGTGTTGATGAAGATGATAAAGATGCAGATCCTGAGATCAATGCCCTCACGCTCCTGCAAGAGCCAGTGAGAATGGCGCAAGAATCAGCCTCTTGCACCGATTCTTTCGGCAAGCCttctctgaaacaaaacagtgtccTAGATGTTCTGTCAAACACAGATATGTTGTCTCCGGTTGGCCTGGGAAATGGACCTTCTTCGCATCAGGCTACACAAGCCCAGGAACTCAACAGCATCtccacagagaaagaggaggcaaaGAGCATCACCCCACTAAAAACTGTTCAGGAAATTGACACTGCAGGAATTTGGGGTTTTGACGTAGACTCACCTGAGAACTCAATGGATAATTTCAGTAGTGCTAGTGATCTTCATTGGGACCCTCACAAAGAGTTTATGCAGTTTCTGTGGGAGAACCATGGTGATTCCCCTGGTGAGGAGCCTAAAGATGAAATCCCTTCTACCAACAGCCAAAGGAGAAGGAAACGGAAAATGGACATGGTTGTCATGGTGGATCCCTCAGAAGACCTTTACCCTGATCTGAGCCACAAGTCATCTGAGGAATTGTCTGATGCCGAAGGCCAAGTAGACTCCATTCCTGTCAGAAAAGTTAGAAAGTCAAGGAAGTTCTCCAATTCGCAGTCGTCACCAACAGGGAAAGTATCCAAGTATCCCAATGGAACTGTAAAGGCCATCAAGGAAATTCTTTATAATGCACCTGCAAGAAATTCACATGAGAACAGTATAAGTCATGGGCTTTCACCATTGAAGGGGAGGCTCACAATAAATTCTCATTCAGAGGAGAAGCTGCCATGTTATCCTTGCTCAAAATGTAAGCTCGTTTTCAAAAAAGAGCATCATTTGCTTCGTCATATGAAGTCTCATGTTGACACTCCGAATATTTCGCCAAAGCCTTTTATATGCCGAGAATGTGGACTGTCCTTCAGACAAAGCGGTTCGCTTATCGAGCACATGTCTATCcaccaggaaaagagagagagactcactGAAGAGATCAAGGGCATGAATGATAAGAAGAAAGAGGATAAAAACGCAAAGCTTTTCTGCCCTCAGTGCCCATTTGGAACAAACTGCCCAAACACGTTTGTTCAACATGCGAAAACACACGAGAAGGACAAGAGAAAGTTTAGATGTGACAAATGTAGCTTCAGGACTCTGAGTGAGAATGATCTTAGGAGACATAACATTATGCAGCACACTGTTATTACAGTTAGAAAGCAGATCCAGAACAATGACTCTGAAATCTTCTCCTGTAACATTTGTTCTTATAGAGCTTttagcaaaaatgtttttaagaaTCACCTTCTGCGGCGCCATCAACAAACATTTGAGGAATATGAAGCTGCACAGTGTAGTgagaaaaatgcacaaacatcTAAGGAACCGCATGTGCGTAGTTGTAAAACTCCTGTGGAAGATGCAGAGTTTACATCTAAAATCTTGATAAAAAATCAGATCTCTTCCAAAAGAGCTTGTTCACCTAGTGAGTCCAATGACATTTCAGACTTGTTCAAAAATAGCAAGATTAAGAGAGGCCTCAAGTCCCAACTAACGGAATCAAAGCTCGACAAATCCATTAATGTTCTTCTGTCCCGACAAAGACATGGAAAGAAAACTGCAGAACAGAAGAGGGAAAGCAATAATTGCAGCACATCTGTTCAGGATTCCAAAAGTGACGAAGATGGTGATCAGTTGCCAGGAACATTGACTGTCAAGGTCGAAGATTCAGCTTTATCCCCAAATGGCCATAGGATGTCATCCAGTGCAGCTGAAAGAGATCTTAACAGCAACAGGGTACCCAAGTTGAATGAGTATCAGTCAACAGTCAAAAAGTCACCTTCTAAAAGGAAGATGTCCACCCCATACCGCAACACCTCTGACCAAGACTCATGCTTCATCTTACCAAAACCTTTGCCAAGTCCCAAGAAAATaaaccaagaagaagaagaagaagaagtgtccGACTAtgatgaaaaagacattttccagTTTAAGGATACAGATGCCAACACTAACCTCTTTGATAATGGTATcaagcaagaaaaacaaaacatcatttataCCTATAGCAGAAGAATGTCCATGAGGGGTGCTCTGCAGGCATCTAAAAGGCtgtttgagaaaataaagactGAAGAGCAAGAACAGAATGACCCTGAAATCAAAGAAGAATGCATAGAAACAGAAGTATTTCAGGAAACCTTTGACTCCCACCAAATACCACTGAGTGAATCCTTCACAGAGGATGTGTCAGAGTTGGATTCGGACCGCAAGAACTGTCCATACTGTCCTGCAGTCTTTGAGTCAGGTGTTGGATTGTCCAATCATGTACGAGGGCATCTTCACAGGGTCGGACTGAGCTACAATGCACGCCATGTAGTGCCTCCTGAGCAGGTGGCTTCTCAAGACAGGAGGCCACGAATTCGACGAAAGATTTCAGCATTCCGGAGATTGAAAAAAG cattACAGCTGGAGTCAGACTCTGAGACTGTGAAGAGCATTCACTCCTGTCCATTATGTGGGGACTCATTTGATAATAGAACTGGACAGTCCAACCACATACGCGGCCATCTCAAAAAGCTTGGTAAAAGCTTTTCAAGAAAGAACAAATCCCCATTATTTTTACTCCGGGAGTTGATGCGCGACAAGAAGGAGTTCCAGCGGGCACTTCAAATTCTAGGAAAGAGACGGAACCATTTCCAATACGGTGCTTCACCAAAGCTGTCCAGTGTTGATTGTTTCACACCACCACCCATTGGAATCCCAAAAAATAATTCTATTCCAAGTGTTTGCACTGATGCCAGACCACTGATCCCCACATTTTCTTTAGTGGAAATGGAATCTGAAAAAAGGCAACTAGAGACTAAGCTGGATGTTAAAAATTCACTCACGGGCACAACTGCCCTGATAGGAATtctgaagaagaggaagtgtcAGGAAGACAACAGAATGAAGGGGTCTCTGATGTCAAgaaacatgttagcattttctTCAAACAGTGAGCACAGTTCAGGATCAAGAGTTGCATCTTCACTGCCAAAGTCAATATCCG AGAAAGGTGAATTCAACAGGAAGGTGTGCGTCCATTGCAATGCAACTTTCCACAGTGGAGTTAGCTTGTCTAATCACCTCCGGGCATATGCAAAACGAAAAAGGACTGCTGTACTTGAGGGATCCA CATTTGACTGTAAAGCAAGGAGGCAACGCTCCAGGCCTGGCTCAAAGAAGAAGACACTGCCCTTACCACAAACTCCAGAGGAAATGTACAGGCTCACCTGCAG GTTCTGTGACCTCGTCTTCCAGGGTCCTTTGTCGGTCCAGGAGGACTGGATTAAACACTTACAGAGACACATTATGAACACTAGTGTCCCTCACACCGGGCTAGGCATGGTAGAGGTCACCTCGCTGCCCACGACCTTCAAGACTGACCAAGACAGCTCCCTGACAGCCACACATGCTGCCTCATGA
- the znf326 gene encoding DBIRD complex subunit ZNF326 — MTTTVRLSPPSSQQDYQHQLGYEETGLDQMTPSTEVTTNRSKNIIMDKSPITCDLCDVELANGQELEDHLDSKSHWDTLEHIQQQNNYDDVAIAFLQEVMLYKSHQCSRAIGDSALQALQDNDHMTKIEIFHCAACKVFISTSASSVQTHITSQEHLSNIKEFEVQQRRACLDKAETMMKELKPQFEHFLKGGSPFE; from the exons ATGACCACTACTGTTAGATTATCCCCACCCAGTTCACAGCAGGACTATCAACATCAGTTGGGATATGAGGAAACAG GACTGGACCAAATGACACCTTCCACAGAGGTGACGACAAACAGGagcaaaaatataataatggaCAA GAGCCCCATCACTTGTGACCTTTGTGATGTTGAGTTAGCAAATGGTCAGGAGTTGGAGGATCACTTGGACAGCAAGAGTCACTGGGACACCTTGGAGCACATTCAGCAGCAGAATAATTATGACGATGTGGCTATAGCCTTCCTACAG GAAGTCATGCTGTATAAAAGCCATCAGTGTAGCCGAGCGATAGGGGATAGTGCACTTCAAG CTCTGCAGGATAATGACCACATGACAAAGATTGAAATTTTCCACTGTGCAGCTTGCAAAGTCTTCATATCCACATCTGCATCCTCAGTGCAGACTCACATTACCTCCCAGGAACACCTATCCAACATAAAG GAGTTTGAAGTGCAGCAGAGACGTGCTTGCCTCGACAAAGCAGAAACCATGATGAAGGAGCTGAAACCTCAGTTTGAACACTTCCTGAAG GGTGGCAGCCCATTTGAATGA
- the LOC139296634 gene encoding volume-regulated anion channel subunit LRRC8D-like, translating into MMFTLTEVASLNDIQPTYRILKPWWDVFMDYLGLVMLMLAIFAMTMQITKDQVACLPCLEDPEEALGAKSNSFPQQSAAQEAASSAATRAPVVATIPLATKDLPDEIVSEIHITHQHTSVAAEKYANQPQPTGVKTNLDYQQYIFINQICYHVALPWYSKYFPYLTLIHTLVLMVSSNFWFKYPKTSSKIEHFVSILGRCFESPWTTKALSETACEDSEENKQRLTGTSSAPKQVSLEGKDEGTNVNSSTPMLGVKFSADKPIAEVPSSMTILDKKDGEQAKALFEKVRKFRAHVEDSDFIYKLYVAQTIVKTVKFILILSYTSTFLAKINFKHDCEPDIKQLTGYRKFFCTHNMAFMLNKLLISYMALILIYGMACLYSLFWVFRRPLKEYSFEKVREESSFSDIPDVKNDFAFLLHMVDQYDQLYSKRFGVFLSEVSENKLREISLNHEWTFEKLRQLVTRNAQDQQELHLFMLSGLPNAVFDLTDLEVLKLELIPEVRFSAKVSQMTSLQELHLCHCPAKVEQTGFAFLRDHLRCLHVKFTDVAEIPTWVYLLRSLRELNLIGNLSSENNKMIGLESMRDLRHLKTLCLKSNLTKMPTNITELSPHLIKLVVHNDGTKLLVLNSLKKMTNLIELELYSCELERIPHAIFSLTNLQELDLKSNNIRTIEEIISFQHLKRLTCLKLWHNKIITIPSSIGQVKSLESLHLSHNKLESLPPALFTLPKLRHLDIGHNSITVLPPDVGLLHNLQHLAINSNKLEVLPKPLFRCTKLKVLCLGNNALTVLPETAGQLLQLTQLELRGNCLDRLPAQLGNCRLLRKNGLVVEDHLFDTLPVEVKESISQETNVSFASGL; encoded by the coding sequence tgatgtTCACACTCACTGAGGTTGCGTCCTTGAACGACATCCAGCCAACGTACCGCATCCTAAAGCCATGGTGGGACGTCTTCATGGACTACCTGGGGCTGGTCATGCTCATGCTGGCCATATTCGCCATGACCATGCAGATAACCAAAGACCAGGTGGCTTGCCTTCCGTGTCTGGAGGACCCAGAGGAGGCCTTGGGAGCTAAATCGAACTCCTTCCCGCAACAGAGCGCAGCGCAGGAAGCAGCCTCATCAGCAGCCACCAGGGCCCCTGTGGTGGCCACCATCCCCCTAGCCACTAAGGACTTACCGGACGAAATTGTCAGTGAGATCCAcatcacacaccaacacacttcTGTGGCGGCAGAGAAATATGCCAATCAACCTCAACCAACGGGGGTCAAGACCAACCTAGACTATCAACAATATATCTTCATCAACCAAATATGTTACCATGTTGCCTTGCCCTGGTATTCCAAGTACTTTCCGTACCTCACCCTCATCCACACCCTTGTTCTCATGGTCAGTAGCAATTTCTGGTTCAAATACCCCAAAACGAGCTCAAAGATTGAGCATTTTGTTTCTATTCTGGGCAGATGTTTTGAGTCTCCCTGGACTACGAAGGCCTTGTCTGAAACTGCTTGTGAGGACTCTGAGGAGAACAAACAGAGGCTGACCGGCACCTCCTCAGCACCAAAGCAGGTGTCTTTAGAGGGAAAGGATGAAGGTACAAATGTCAACTCATCCACACCCATGCTCGGGGTGAAGTTCTCTGCAGATAAGCCCATCGCAGAGGTCCCAAGTAGTATGACAATCCTGGACAAAAAAGATGGGGAGCAGGCCAAAGCCCTGTttgagaaagtgagaaaattcAGAGCTCATGTGGAGGACAGTGATTTCATCTACAAGCTTTATGTAGCGCAGACCATTGTCAAAACTGTCAAGTTTATTTTGATATTGTCCTACACGTCAACCTTTTTGGCTAAAATAAATTTTAAGCATGATTGTGAACCTGATATTAAACAGCTAACGGGATACAGGAAGTTCTTCTGTACGCACAACATGGCTTTCATGCTAAACAAGCTGCTTATTAGCTACATGGCTTTGATTTTGATCTACGGGATGGCGTGCCTGTACTCTCTCTTCTGGGTGTTTCGACGACCCCTGAAAGAGTACTCATTCGAGAAGGTCCGAGAAGAGAGCAGCTTTAGCGACATTCCTGATGTCAAAAACGACTTTGCATTCCTCTTACACATGGTTGACCAGTATGACCAACTCTACTCCAAACGCTTTGGTGTCTTCTTGTCTGAGGTCAGTGAAAACAAGCTGAGGGAGATCAGCCTCAATCACGAGTGGACCTTTGAAAAACTAAGGCAGCTTGTGACCCGTAACGCCCAGGACCAGCAGGAGCTGCACCTCTTCATGCTCTCTGGTCTCCCGAACGCAGTGTTTGACCTCACAGACTTGGAAGTCCTGAAACTGGAGCTGATTCCTGAGGTGAGGTTCTCGGCAAAGGTCTCCCAAATGACAAGCCTGCAGGAGCTGCATCTCTGCCACTGTCCGGCCAAAGTAGAGCAGACTGGTTTCGCTTTCCTCCGCGACCATCTCCGCTGCCTCCATGTCAAGTTCACTGATGTTGCTGAGATCCCAACATGGGTGTATTTGCTGAGGAGTTTGAGGGAGCTTAACCTAATCGGCAACTTGAGctcagaaaataacaaaatgatcGGCCTAGAGTCCATGCGAGATCTGAGGCATTTAAAGACATTATGCTTGAAGAGCAACCTCACAAAAATGCCCACAAACATCACAGAGCTTTCACCACATCTGATTAAGCTAGTGGTGCACAACGATGGTACAAAACTGCTGGTACTAAATAgtctgaaaaaaatgacaaatctaATCGAACTGGAGCTATACAGCTGCGAACTGGAGAGGATCCCCCACGCTATTTTCAGTTTGACCAACTTACAGGAGCTTGACCTGAAATCTAACAACATCCGAACCATAGAGGAAATCATCAGCTTCCAGCACCTCAAGAGGCTGACGTGCCTCAAACTGTGGCACAACAAAATTATCACCATCCCATCCTCCATCGGCCAGGTCAAGTCTTTGGagtctctccacctctctcacaACAAACTTGAGTCCCTGCCTCCAGCCTTGTTCACTCTACCCAAACTGCGGCACTTGGATATAGGCCACAACTCCATCACGGTGCTGCCTCCGGATGTGGGTCTCCTCCACAACCTCCAGCACTTAGCCATCAACTCCAACAAACTGGAGGTGCTGCCCAAGCCTCTGTTCAGATGCACCAAGCTTAAGGTGCTGTGTCTGGGGAACAATGCGCTCACCGTGCTGCCCGAGACTGCGGGTCAACTGCTCCAGCTCACTCAGctggagctgaggggaaactGTCTGGACAGACTGCCCGCCCAGCTGGGAAACTGCCGCCTGCTTCGCAAAAACGGCCTGGTTGTGGAGGACCACCTCTTTGACACGTTGCCTGTGGAGGTTAAGGAGAGTATCAGCCAAGAGACCAACGTGTCCTTTGCGAGTGGCTTATAG